Proteins from a single region of Candidatus Methylomirabilis sp.:
- the ftsZ gene encoding cell division protein FtsZ, which yields MPFALEIDAEHAAKIKVIGIGGGGSNAVNRMSTSDFTGVEFFIVNTDTQALRMSPVDTKLQIGANITGGRGAGANPEIGRQAALEDTDKILALLEGADMVFITAGLGGGTGTGAAPIIANLAKELGILTVGVVTKPFGFEGKVREVHAARGLAALCESVDALITIPNQRLLQVVERQTSLTDAFKVVDDVLRQAVQGIADLIVVPGLINLDFADVKTIMSERGIAMMGIGVASGESAASEAAIKAINSPLLENVSIEGARGVLINITGGPALSLYEVNEASSTICKSAHQDANIIFGAVIDESLKDDVCVTVIATGFEAAAPVREETSSNMVEMKAYAAKAAERGGFLRKRVAQGIETSDEQFNLHGLEIRPQDLDGDELDIPTFLRRQAD from the coding sequence ATGCCATTCGCGCTGGAGATCGATGCCGAGCACGCAGCCAAGATCAAGGTCATCGGAATTGGGGGCGGGGGGTCTAACGCAGTCAATCGGATGTCGACATCGGATTTCACCGGGGTTGAATTTTTTATCGTCAATACTGACACCCAGGCGCTTAGAATGTCTCCAGTGGACACCAAGCTTCAGATCGGCGCCAACATCACGGGGGGTCGGGGGGCAGGGGCAAACCCGGAGATCGGGCGACAAGCGGCGCTTGAGGATACCGACAAGATCCTGGCCCTCCTGGAAGGCGCGGATATGGTATTTATCACCGCCGGGTTGGGAGGAGGGACGGGAACAGGGGCTGCGCCTATCATCGCGAATCTTGCCAAGGAGTTGGGTATCCTGACGGTTGGGGTGGTGACTAAGCCGTTCGGCTTCGAGGGTAAGGTTAGAGAGGTTCATGCAGCCCGTGGGCTTGCTGCGCTGTGCGAGAGTGTCGATGCTTTGATCACTATCCCGAATCAGCGGCTGCTACAGGTGGTGGAGCGACAGACCTCCCTGACCGATGCCTTCAAGGTCGTCGATGACGTGTTGCGCCAGGCGGTGCAGGGGATTGCGGATCTTATCGTGGTGCCGGGTCTGATCAATCTGGACTTTGCCGATGTCAAGACCATTATGTCGGAGCGTGGAATTGCCATGATGGGCATCGGGGTTGCGTCAGGCGAGAGCGCCGCCTCCGAAGCGGCCATCAAGGCTATCAACAGTCCACTCCTGGAAAACGTCTCTATCGAGGGCGCCAGGGGCGTCCTCATTAACATCACCGGCGGTCCGGCGCTCTCGCTGTACGAGGTGAACGAGGCCAGCTCCACGATCTGTAAGTCGGCCCATCAAGACGCGAATATCATCTTTGGAGCGGTCATCGATGAATCGCTCAAAGATGATGTTTGCGTGACGGTGATTGCTACCGGGTTCGAGGCCGCTGCCCCGGTGAGAGAGGAGACGTCCTCAAACATGGTCGAAATGAAGGCGTACGCAGCCAAAGCTGCGGAGCGCGGGGGCTTTCTCAGGAAGCGCGTGGCGCAGGGGATTGAGACCTCCGATGAGCAATTCAATCTCCATGGCCTAGAGATCAGACCCCAGGACCTCGATGGGGACGAGTTGGATATCCCGACCTTTTTGCGGCGTCAAGCTGATTAA
- the ftsA gene encoding cell division protein FtsA: MTRKGEIVTGLDIGTTKICVIVAELTENGIEIIGCGTSPSQGLKKGVVVNIDVTVESIRQAVEAAEEMAGVALDSAFVGIAGGHIKGINSRGVIAISGKNQEVTQTDVDRVIEAAKAITLPADRRVIHVIPQEFIIDDQGGVKEPVGMSGCRLEAEVHIVTGAIASAENIIKCATRAGLEVRDIVLQPLASSEATLTADEKELGVILIDIGGGTSDIAVFVDGSIRHTAVLPLGGDHLTHDIAIGLRTPPQCAEEIKRRYGCALASLAGGEEAVEVPSVGGRKPRLLSRQMLCEIVQPRAEEIFTHAGLEVRRVGLMQQVAAGIVVTGGSSSMEGMPELAEQLFDLPVRLGIPSGVGGLKEVVSSPMYATGVGLVLYGAAHLDQHQFSRSSERSLMDKVIKRMRQWFSDFL, from the coding sequence ATGACCCGAAAGGGCGAGATCGTGACAGGACTCGATATCGGTACGACGAAGATCTGCGTCATCGTCGCTGAACTGACGGAGAATGGGATCGAAATCATCGGATGCGGGACCAGTCCCTCGCAGGGTCTGAAGAAGGGTGTTGTCGTCAACATCGATGTGACCGTTGAATCAATCAGACAAGCGGTCGAGGCAGCAGAGGAGATGGCGGGAGTCGCTCTGGATTCTGCATTTGTGGGAATCGCCGGAGGCCACATCAAGGGGATTAACAGCCGGGGGGTCATCGCCATTTCCGGCAAGAACCAGGAGGTCACGCAGACCGATGTAGATCGGGTCATCGAGGCGGCTAAGGCCATCACGCTACCCGCCGATCGCCGGGTGATTCACGTCATCCCCCAGGAGTTCATTATCGACGATCAGGGGGGAGTGAAGGAGCCGGTCGGGATGAGCGGCTGCCGGCTTGAGGCTGAGGTCCATATCGTGACAGGCGCCATTGCCTCGGCAGAAAATATCATCAAGTGTGCGACCAGGGCCGGGCTGGAGGTGCGGGACATCGTGTTGCAGCCGCTGGCCTCTAGTGAAGCGACGCTGACCGCGGATGAGAAAGAGCTGGGGGTAATTCTGATCGATATCGGTGGGGGGACCTCGGACATTGCCGTCTTCGTGGATGGGAGCATTCGCCACACCGCGGTGCTGCCGCTGGGCGGCGATCATCTGACCCATGACATTGCCATTGGACTCAGGACGCCCCCCCAGTGCGCCGAGGAGATCAAACGCCGGTACGGTTGCGCCCTGGCCTCGCTCGCGGGGGGTGAGGAGGCGGTAGAGGTCCCAAGCGTTGGCGGCCGTAAACCTCGCCTGCTCTCGCGGCAGATGTTATGCGAGATCGTTCAGCCAAGGGCGGAGGAGATCTTCACGCATGCAGGCCTGGAAGTGCGACGGGTCGGGTTGATGCAACAGGTAGCCGCTGGGATTGTGGTAACAGGCGGATCCTCGTCGATGGAGGGTATGCCGGAGCTGGCCGAGCAGCTCTTCGACCTGCCGGTGCGACTGGGGATCCCGTCGGGCGTCGGCGGTTTGAAGGAAGTGGTCAGCTCGCCGATGTATGCGACCGGCGTGGGCCTGGTGCTGTACGGCGCGGCGCATCTGGACCAGCATCAATTCAGCAGATCATCGGAGCGAAGCCTGATGGACAAGGTCATCAAGCGGATGAGGCAATGGTTCAGCGATTTCCTGTGA